The Sorangiineae bacterium MSr11367 genome window below encodes:
- a CDS encoding CusA/CzcA family heavy metal efflux RND transporter — protein MIHRLVAICLQKRWLMLAVFGMVAIFGYYSFTTLAIEAYPDIADTTAQVITQYPGHAAEEVEEQITVPIERELNGIPGLHVMRSRSTFGLSLITLVFRDGVEDYWARTRIRERVLGVELPEGASPTLDPLTSPTGEIFRYVLHGPSHSQRELKELQQWVVVPTIKQVFGVADVTNFGGETTQFQLALDPARLAQYGLGLSKVVDAIKANNANAGGSVLVRGDQAAVVRGIGLVRNLDDLGNIVVSESHGTPVFVRNVGTLKLGALTRNGIAGRDEDADVVTGIVLLLRGVNPSVALDGIHEKMEALNHGLLPPDVKVIPYLDRTDLVHTTLSTVSHTLLEGMGLVIIVLMLFLGSVRSALIVALTIPLSLLIAFILMATTDIPANLLSLGAIDFGVIVDGAVVVLENMLRKREEDATSVLTLDDAREAASQVARPMFFATVIIVTAYLPLFAFQRVEKKLFTPMAYTIGYALAGAALCALALIPGLAYGVLRKPRKVFHNPVLTRLGHAYERYLGVLVRRPWTSIVPGICALGLGVVLSLVIGREFLPQLDEGSIWLQVTLPPGISLQKASDMASEIRMATKAFPEVTSVVTQLGRNDDGTDSWTPSHIEASVGLRPYATWGHGKTKHDLIVQLSERYEKIPGVTVGFSQPMIDGVNDKIAGAHSELVIKVFGRDFAEMRRIAEGIVDVLKATPGSADVSIDQEPPLPQLQILVDREAAARVGVNVTDIADLIEIGIGGRPVGQIFQGERRYDITARFIEPVRSSEENIGNLTLNAPNGARIPLSQVASIGFRTGESTITREGNGRHLTVKLNLRGRDLASFLEDAHQRIDREVKFDRQLYTVKWGGQFENQQRAQARLAIIVPLALGLIFLLLYGAFGTLRHAAMILASVPLALVGGMIALLLRGMTLNVSSAVGFIALFGVAVQNGVIMVSNLNHMKESLSLGEAVIHGAKDRLRPVLMTATVATLGLLPAALARGIGSDVQRPLATVVVGGLVTATVLTLLVLPALYYVVERRVSGRSGS, from the coding sequence ATGATTCACCGACTCGTCGCGATTTGCCTGCAGAAGCGCTGGCTGATGTTGGCCGTCTTCGGGATGGTGGCCATCTTCGGGTATTACTCGTTCACCACCTTGGCCATCGAGGCCTATCCCGATATTGCGGATACGACGGCGCAGGTCATCACGCAATATCCAGGGCACGCCGCCGAGGAGGTGGAAGAGCAAATCACCGTGCCCATCGAGCGCGAGCTCAATGGTATTCCGGGGCTGCACGTGATGCGCTCGCGGAGCACGTTCGGGCTCTCGCTGATCACATTGGTGTTTCGCGATGGGGTGGAAGACTATTGGGCGCGCACCCGCATTCGGGAGCGTGTATTGGGGGTGGAGCTCCCCGAGGGCGCGTCGCCGACGCTCGATCCACTGACGTCCCCCACGGGCGAGATTTTCCGCTACGTGCTGCACGGCCCCTCGCACTCGCAGCGAGAGCTGAAAGAGCTGCAGCAATGGGTGGTCGTCCCCACGATCAAACAGGTTTTCGGGGTGGCCGACGTCACGAATTTCGGCGGGGAGACGACGCAGTTCCAATTGGCGCTCGACCCCGCACGGCTTGCCCAATACGGACTCGGGCTGAGCAAGGTGGTGGACGCCATCAAGGCGAACAACGCCAACGCCGGCGGCAGTGTTCTCGTGCGCGGGGACCAGGCGGCGGTGGTGCGCGGTATCGGGCTCGTGCGCAATCTGGACGATCTGGGAAACATCGTGGTGAGCGAGAGCCACGGTACCCCCGTGTTCGTGCGCAATGTGGGGACGCTGAAGTTGGGCGCGCTCACCCGCAATGGCATTGCGGGGCGCGACGAAGATGCCGACGTGGTCACCGGCATCGTGCTCCTGCTCCGCGGGGTGAATCCTTCGGTGGCGCTCGATGGCATCCACGAGAAGATGGAAGCCCTGAATCATGGGCTGTTGCCGCCGGACGTGAAGGTCATTCCGTATTTGGACCGGACGGATTTGGTCCATACGACGCTGTCGACCGTCTCGCATACGCTGCTCGAGGGCATGGGGCTCGTGATCATCGTGCTCATGCTGTTCTTGGGCAGCGTGCGCAGTGCGCTCATCGTCGCATTGACGATTCCGCTGTCGCTCTTGATTGCCTTCATTCTGATGGCCACGACGGACATTCCGGCGAACCTTTTGTCGCTGGGGGCCATCGACTTCGGCGTCATCGTGGACGGAGCGGTGGTGGTGCTGGAGAACATGCTCCGCAAGCGCGAGGAGGACGCAACGTCGGTATTGACCCTCGACGATGCGCGCGAGGCGGCGAGCCAGGTGGCGCGGCCGATGTTCTTCGCCACGGTCATCATCGTGACCGCGTACCTGCCGCTGTTTGCATTCCAGCGCGTGGAGAAGAAGCTTTTCACGCCGATGGCGTACACGATTGGCTATGCGCTGGCCGGTGCCGCATTGTGCGCGCTGGCGCTCATTCCAGGTTTGGCCTATGGCGTGTTGCGAAAGCCGCGCAAGGTCTTTCACAATCCCGTATTGACGCGGCTCGGGCATGCGTACGAGCGGTACTTGGGTGTGCTGGTGCGCCGGCCGTGGACGTCGATCGTGCCTGGGATTTGTGCGCTGGGGTTGGGCGTGGTGTTGAGTCTGGTCATCGGGCGGGAGTTTTTGCCGCAATTGGACGAAGGGTCGATTTGGCTCCAGGTCACGCTGCCGCCGGGCATTTCGCTGCAGAAGGCGAGCGACATGGCCAGCGAGATCCGCATGGCCACGAAGGCGTTTCCCGAGGTGACCAGTGTGGTGACGCAACTCGGACGCAACGACGATGGGACGGACTCGTGGACGCCGTCGCACATCGAGGCCTCGGTGGGGTTGCGGCCTTATGCGACCTGGGGACACGGAAAGACGAAGCACGATCTCATCGTGCAGCTCTCGGAGCGCTACGAGAAGATCCCGGGGGTGACCGTGGGGTTCTCGCAGCCAATGATCGACGGTGTGAACGACAAGATCGCCGGCGCGCACAGCGAGCTGGTGATCAAGGTGTTCGGGCGGGACTTCGCCGAGATGCGGCGCATTGCCGAAGGCATCGTGGACGTGCTCAAGGCGACGCCGGGAAGCGCGGACGTGTCGATCGATCAAGAGCCGCCGCTTCCGCAGCTGCAGATCCTGGTGGACCGCGAGGCGGCCGCGCGCGTCGGGGTCAATGTGACCGACATTGCGGATCTCATCGAGATTGGCATCGGGGGACGGCCCGTGGGGCAGATTTTCCAAGGCGAGCGGCGATACGATATCACCGCGCGATTCATCGAGCCGGTGCGGAGCAGCGAAGAGAACATTGGCAATTTGACATTGAACGCACCCAATGGCGCGCGCATACCGCTTTCACAGGTGGCCAGCATCGGCTTCCGCACGGGAGAAAGCACGATCACGCGCGAAGGGAACGGGCGGCACCTCACGGTGAAGCTGAATTTGCGAGGGCGCGATCTGGCGTCGTTCTTGGAGGATGCGCACCAGCGGATCGACCGTGAGGTGAAGTTCGATCGGCAGCTTTACACGGTGAAATGGGGCGGCCAATTCGAGAACCAGCAGCGGGCGCAGGCGCGGCTCGCCATCATTGTGCCGCTGGCGCTGGGTCTCATTTTTCTGCTGCTGTATGGCGCATTCGGGACGCTGCGGCACGCGGCGATGATTCTGGCCAGTGTGCCGCTGGCCCTGGTGGGCGGGATGATTGCGCTGCTGCTGCGCGGGATGACGCTCAACGTGTCCAGCGCGGTGGGCTTCATTGCGCTGTTTGGCGTGGCCGTTCAAAACGGGGTCATCATGGTTTCCAATTTGAATCATATGAAGGAGAGTCTCTCGCTGGGCGAGGCGGTGATTCATGGCGCCAAGGACCGATTGAGGCCCGTGCTGATGACGGCCACGGTGGCCACGTTGGGGCTTTTGCCGGCCGCTCTGGCGCGGGGAATTGGCTCCGACGTGCAGCGGCCCTTGGCCACCGTGGTGGTGGGCGGCTTGGTGACGGCGACGGTGCTGACGTTGTTGGTGCTGCCTGCCCTCTATTACGTGGTGGAGCGGCGCGTGTCCGGGAGAAGCGGGTCATGA
- a CDS encoding efflux RND transporter periplasmic adaptor subunit, with protein sequence MRSSPLKVALLLCGASGVLFSACKRNEAAIPEGTAPVPTVEHRSGKVFVPEGSPLRQRIEVKPAEMKSIERHIVAPSAVEAEPTRLAKIAPPLAGRIVKLFVRFGDSVKAGAPLFTIDSPDLVAAQSDYLKAKSASAQAERDVARQKDLVDHGIGAQKELEQAQTDRETAKSELERTTMRLQLLGVGPGNVGGPMTVRSPIAGRVIDLSTAPGQFQNDPASILMIVADLSNVWVTANIQEKDIRRVHQGDDAVATFTAYPGESFPGKVAFVGDLLDAETRTIKVRIAFDNPESRLKPAMFATVSFHGKAVPELMVPVASVVIASDKSHVFFETGPWEFERRPVTVGDQVGDQFIVVKGLEAGQRIVTANAVLLP encoded by the coding sequence GTGCGGTCATCGCCCCTCAAAGTGGCACTGCTCCTATGTGGCGCAAGCGGCGTTCTCTTTTCCGCCTGCAAGCGAAACGAGGCAGCCATCCCCGAGGGCACGGCGCCGGTTCCCACGGTCGAGCATCGCAGTGGCAAGGTCTTCGTGCCGGAAGGCTCCCCGTTGCGGCAACGCATCGAGGTGAAGCCGGCCGAGATGAAGTCGATCGAACGGCATATCGTCGCGCCGTCGGCGGTGGAGGCCGAGCCCACGCGGCTGGCGAAGATTGCGCCCCCACTGGCCGGTCGCATCGTGAAGCTGTTCGTGCGCTTCGGCGATTCGGTGAAGGCGGGCGCTCCGCTTTTCACCATCGACTCGCCCGATTTGGTGGCCGCACAGAGCGACTACCTGAAGGCCAAATCGGCCTCCGCACAAGCCGAACGCGACGTGGCCCGGCAGAAGGACCTGGTCGATCACGGCATCGGTGCGCAAAAGGAGCTCGAGCAGGCGCAGACCGATCGCGAGACCGCGAAGAGCGAACTCGAACGCACCACGATGCGATTGCAACTCTTGGGTGTGGGCCCGGGCAACGTCGGCGGGCCCATGACGGTGCGCTCGCCGATTGCGGGGCGGGTGATCGATCTTTCGACGGCGCCGGGCCAGTTCCAGAACGATCCGGCGAGCATCCTGATGATCGTGGCCGACCTCTCCAATGTGTGGGTCACCGCGAACATCCAGGAGAAGGACATCCGCCGCGTGCACCAAGGCGACGATGCCGTGGCAACGTTTACCGCGTACCCGGGTGAGTCGTTTCCGGGCAAGGTGGCCTTCGTGGGCGATCTCTTGGACGCGGAGACGCGCACCATCAAGGTGCGGATTGCGTTCGACAACCCCGAATCGCGGCTCAAACCGGCGATGTTTGCCACGGTGAGCTTTCACGGCAAGGCGGTGCCGGAGCTGATGGTGCCGGTGGCGAGCGTGGTCATCGCCTCGGACAAGAGCCACGTCTTCTTCGAGACGGGTCCCTGGGAGTTCGAGCGGCGGCCCGTGACGGTGGGTGACCAGGTGGGCGACCAATTCATCGTGGTGAAGGGCCTCGAGGCGGGGCAGCGCATCGTGACCGCGAACGCCGTGCTCCTGCCATGA
- a CDS encoding isovaleryl-CoA dehydrogenase, protein MSTHEVFNQPPPLEGYDPLEQDRALVEGIARHEADWALSRIRDVGVLSVGEAMIWGAQANRHSPELRTHDRYGHRIDEVEFHPAWHRLMQASVAHGLHALPWQEPRPGAHVARAATVYLMAQAEQGHQCPITMTFAAVPALRAQPELAEEWVPRLTSSEYDPRCIPASQKKGALCGMAMTEKQGGSDVRANTTRARAMGNASGPGAEYEIVGHKWFCSAPMCDAFLVLAHTERGLSCFLLPRWRPDGTRNAFHIQRLKDKLGDRSNASSEVEFHGAWARMVGEEGRGVKTIIEMVSHTRLDCVMGSAAIMRQAVAQATHHAAHRSAFGKRLIDQPLMQSVLADLAVEQEAATMLLLRLARAYDDAPAHAEQRAFARIATAIAKYWVCKRTPPLIAEALECHGGAGFVEESILPRLFRQSPLNSIWEGSGNVMCLDVLRAMAKEPEGVIALRNELSLARGGDRHFDAYLERLDRELTDLTDVEARGRILVERLALALQGSLLIRDGHPAVLAAFLRSRIQGDHGMAFGTLPTGIDRQAILDRARPKI, encoded by the coding sequence ATGAGCACGCACGAGGTTTTCAACCAGCCGCCCCCGCTCGAGGGCTACGATCCGCTCGAGCAAGACCGCGCACTCGTCGAGGGCATCGCGCGACACGAAGCCGATTGGGCCTTGTCACGCATTCGTGACGTGGGTGTGCTCTCCGTGGGGGAGGCCATGATCTGGGGGGCGCAGGCGAACCGCCATTCGCCGGAGCTGCGCACGCACGATCGCTACGGTCACCGCATTGACGAGGTGGAGTTCCACCCCGCGTGGCACCGCCTCATGCAAGCCTCCGTCGCGCATGGTCTGCACGCGCTCCCTTGGCAGGAGCCCCGCCCCGGCGCCCACGTCGCCCGGGCGGCGACGGTCTACCTCATGGCGCAGGCCGAGCAGGGGCATCAGTGCCCCATCACGATGACCTTCGCCGCCGTCCCCGCGCTCCGTGCCCAGCCCGAGCTCGCAGAGGAATGGGTCCCGCGCCTGACGTCGTCCGAGTACGATCCGCGCTGCATCCCGGCGTCGCAGAAGAAGGGCGCCCTCTGCGGTATGGCCATGACCGAGAAGCAAGGCGGCTCGGACGTCCGCGCGAACACCACCCGAGCGCGCGCGATGGGGAATGCTTCGGGGCCCGGCGCCGAATACGAGATCGTCGGCCACAAGTGGTTTTGCAGCGCGCCCATGTGCGACGCCTTCCTGGTGCTCGCGCACACCGAGCGCGGTCTCTCCTGTTTCCTTTTGCCGCGCTGGCGGCCCGACGGCACGCGCAACGCGTTCCACATTCAGCGCCTCAAGGACAAACTGGGCGACCGTTCCAACGCCTCCAGCGAGGTGGAGTTCCACGGCGCCTGGGCCCGCATGGTCGGTGAGGAGGGGCGCGGCGTGAAGACCATCATCGAGATGGTGAGCCACACGCGCCTCGACTGCGTCATGGGCTCCGCGGCCATCATGCGGCAAGCCGTTGCCCAGGCAACACATCACGCCGCCCACCGCAGCGCCTTTGGCAAGCGCCTGATCGACCAGCCGCTGATGCAGAGCGTCCTGGCCGATCTCGCCGTCGAGCAAGAAGCCGCCACCATGCTGCTTTTGCGCCTCGCCCGCGCCTACGACGACGCACCGGCCCATGCCGAGCAGCGCGCGTTTGCGCGCATCGCCACCGCCATCGCCAAGTACTGGGTCTGCAAGCGCACCCCTCCGCTCATCGCCGAGGCGCTCGAGTGCCACGGGGGCGCCGGCTTCGTGGAAGAGTCCATCCTCCCGCGCCTCTTTCGCCAATCGCCGCTCAACTCGATCTGGGAAGGCTCGGGCAACGTCATGTGCCTCGACGTGCTGCGCGCCATGGCCAAAGAGCCCGAGGGCGTTATCGCCCTGCGCAACGAGCTCTCCCTCGCCCGCGGCGGCGACCGCCATTTCGACGCCTATTTGGAGCGCCTCGACCGCGAACTCACCGACCTCACCGACGTCGAAGCCCGCGGCCGCATCCTCGTCGAGCGCCTCGCTCTGGCCCTCCAGGGCTCCCTCCTCATCCGCGACGGCCACCCCGCCGTCCTCGCCGCCTTCCTCCGCTCCCGCATCCAAGGCGACCACGGCATGGCCTTCGGCACCTTGCCCACCGGCATCGACCGCCAGGCCATCCTCGACCGCGCCCGCCCGAAAATTTGA
- a CDS encoding 2-hydroxychromene-2-carboxylate isomerase — translation MIEFCFDFVSPYAYLAWTQVLALGKRVGHEVRPKPVLFAALLNAHGTKGPAEVPAKREYILKDVLRMASRAGLTVTVPPAHPFNPLIALRVAGLPILSDEERVRVVDALFTAPWGHGEAIDTADAVAAVLGRAGIDAAPLLVQAATAEGKDRLRRDTEEVLARGAFGVPTMFVGNEMFFGFDSFRELEAYARGEDVLAAHQDVLRQWLELPAAAVRK, via the coding sequence ATGATCGAGTTCTGCTTCGACTTTGTCTCGCCGTATGCGTACTTGGCTTGGACGCAGGTGTTGGCGCTCGGAAAGCGCGTGGGACACGAGGTCCGGCCGAAACCGGTGCTTTTTGCCGCGCTCTTGAATGCACACGGGACGAAGGGGCCCGCGGAGGTCCCCGCGAAACGAGAGTACATCCTCAAAGACGTACTGCGGATGGCGAGTCGCGCCGGGCTCACGGTGACCGTGCCGCCCGCGCATCCGTTCAATCCGCTGATTGCGCTGCGGGTGGCGGGGCTTCCGATTCTCTCGGACGAGGAGCGCGTGCGCGTCGTGGATGCGCTGTTCACGGCGCCGTGGGGGCACGGGGAGGCCATCGATACGGCGGATGCCGTCGCCGCCGTGCTAGGCAGGGCGGGCATCGACGCCGCGCCGCTGTTGGTGCAGGCGGCGACCGCGGAGGGCAAGGATCGACTGCGGCGAGACACGGAGGAGGTGCTGGCGCGCGGTGCGTTCGGGGTGCCGACGATGTTCGTGGGGAACGAGATGTTCTTCGGGTTCGACTCGTTCCGTGAACTGGAAGCCTACGCGCGCGGCGAAGACGTGCTCGCAGCGCACCAGGACGTGCTGCGGCAATGGCTAGAGCTCCCCGCTGCGGCAGTTCGCAAGTAA
- a CDS encoding Uma2 family endonuclease: MARAPVLHDAVRRIRRVEYELLVEAGFFSHERVELLYGTIVCMSPKGPAHETAIAILTERLILRIRHEASVRVQSGFAASDGSEPEPDIAVVPRNDHRTAHPDKAFFLIEVADSSLLTDRTTKAQLYAECGVPEYWVVNVRDGIVEVHTEIVAGAYTRVQPYRPGSIVRPAAFPDVEIAVSDIL; this comes from the coding sequence GTGGCCCGCGCACCGGTCCTGCACGACGCCGTTCGTCGCATCCGCCGCGTCGAATACGAGCTCCTCGTCGAAGCTGGCTTCTTCTCCCATGAACGGGTCGAGCTGCTCTACGGGACCATCGTATGCATGAGCCCGAAAGGGCCCGCGCACGAGACTGCGATCGCGATCCTGACCGAACGACTCATCCTGCGCATCCGCCACGAAGCAAGCGTCCGCGTGCAAAGTGGCTTCGCGGCCTCGGATGGCTCCGAACCAGAACCCGACATCGCCGTCGTTCCGCGCAATGACCATCGCACCGCTCATCCTGACAAGGCCTTCTTCCTGATCGAAGTCGCCGACAGCTCCCTCCTCACGGACCGCACCACCAAGGCGCAACTTTATGCGGAGTGCGGCGTCCCCGAGTACTGGGTCGTCAATGTCCGCGACGGCATCGTCGAGGTGCACACGGAAATCGTGGCCGGCGCCTATACTCGCGTCCAACCGTACCGCCCCGGCAGCATCGTCCGCCCTGCGGCTTTCCCGGACGTCGAAATCGCCGTCAGCGACATTCTCTAG